The DNA segment agtcGGAGAGTACCAAGAACTACATAGAGTTTACTCTAATAAAAAGTAACTATCAATGGACAATAGGAGTTCAAGGGAGAATAATGCAGGACATTTGATAGAAGAGtccagttgaagaagaaaaataggtccTAACTTTTTAGAAGAATCTACACTTTTTTTCAATTAGCTTTCCATGAATGAATAAGCAGCCCCATCCTTATACAAATGAAAAGACCAAGCAAATGATTCAATGGTTAACACAcagtaaatttataaataaagcaCCTGACAAAATTCATCAAACCATTAAAAGCCAGGAGTCCCAACAAATCAACTTAAACAGAAAAAAGAgggtaattttaatatttttaattaatacaaATCCAGACCATGGCTAATGAATGAAATGGCTACAAGGACAGAGCATGTTCAATGAGGGCACAGAACTAAAAAGAATTACAAGAGGAGCATTTGGGACTTAAGTAGAATTTCTAAGGTTTGATTTGTTTCCCCGAACAGCTAATTAATTTTCAAAACCTAAAATGacaatgtcctacaagaattAGCATTTAATAAAAATCAGCAACAAATACTAATTCATGATCAGTTAAGGATATCCAGAATATTGTCATATCAAAGTGTAAAAATACAGAATTGCCATATATGGCCCTGGAAGAAGGAATGTATTTTTCTAatctaacttttaaataaataaaatagtgtaaTATAATCTCCTGGAAAATGAATATATAACTAAAGGAGAAAAatgatatttatttgtattctgccttttttatttttagaaataacttgaggcagcaaatatatccaacatacttcttccttctattttcctcacaactaacaattgtgtgaggtgagttgggctgagagacagtgactggtccACTCCAAActcatccagctggatttcatggctaagttgggacttgaactcaaagtctcctgctttctagcctggtgtcttaaccattagaccaaactggctgagACCATTCTAGGATTCTaggatttatttataaattgttttaatctgTTTATTAATATGCTTGATAAGCCAACTTGGCTActttacaatttaaaacaatttaatgaaaaattaaaagtTCTGGAACGGTCTGAAATGTTTGCTACATAAGCTCAGTACAAGCACCTTCAATGATAGTTGTTCAAAAATTGTCTTTAAGGCACTCTCAGCCCTAGATTTCCTTTTTCTACTACCCAATAATTTAGATACCGTAGAtgatagacggatggatggatggatctacAGACCCCTCCCATAAacgggcataaactgtttcaatttctccCCTCAGAATactgttatagagcactgcatgctaaaacaattagacacaaagacagtttcttCCCccttgccatcactctgctaaatacctATTTCCCACAGCACAGTTTATGCCTAAGGATATCTAACTATGTAGcaggactgtattactattatccctcacatctttcctattacctactcctATTGGTATTTTATGACTATACCTtgttgttgtatcttatgatttatgattgtatcttatgatttatcactttgttccTTATTTGTAtaccgagagcttatgcaccagagacaaatttcttatatgtccaatcatacttggccaataaagaatatgctgttctatttctttttcatgaCTATAAACCAACATTTGTGTCCTGGGCTTTGCTTATTATTAATCTTTGTTTTCAATGATTCAATAATATATATTTGGCTTACAAGTACACAAAAAGGTACCCACAAATAGAATACGGTTTACCTTGATAACTTCCATGATTTCCCGTCTTTCTTCACTAGCGAAGAGTAGCTGGTTGGTGGCTCCTCGGTCATCATGTTTAAAGCCATCCTCTTCCACATAAGGAATGAGCTGCTATAAATGTGGGGGAAAAAGTCCTATATTAAGACACAGAATATCTGGTGGAATCTGGTGTGAGAAGCTATGTCATAATAATAAGTTAATTATTGTAAATATGAAATTatagaaatgtttcttttttctaacagCATTTATATTATACGATCTGTTTTTGGACATTTTAGGAAATTTAAGATGCCTCAAAGCCATAAAAATATACTTTGCCTTTTACCAACTTGCAAACTCCCTAAACCTTTTTTCAACCAACATCAAAAGGCATCAGCAGAAAATACACTAAGTTTCACCCTCTGGAAATCATGATGGGATACCGTATGTAAGCTGATCTGGATCTTCTGGCAGATCCTTCCGTGATCTGCAGTACATTAGCTCTCAGTAGTTTTACAGTAAGAGCCATACAATAATTTCCCCTCTCTTCGTTGTGGCAATTGAGAAACCATGAGGTAAAAAGCAGGAGAGTATTTTTGCAGACAGTATTGTAAACTCTTGGTTTAATGGACTTCAGCTGAGTGGACCTCAGATATAGTGGACAAAGATTTCATTTGGGCTTCATCCCATTTAACAGACAAATGCCTATTAAATTGAGGATTTGTCTACTAAATTGAAGTTTTAGTGCTAATGGTGCTATTTGCATCAGTTAGGTAATTATGCAAACAATATAAATGGATGTAAATAAGATAAATTTGAACTTTACAGGCATTTGTATTTAATGGAACCCCTCCTTCCCCAATGATCCATTAAGTCAAGATTTTTTAGTGCTTATTACCCGCATTTGGTGTCTCCATTTTAATCCAGGTTTCAAATGGAGAATTTTAAGATTTTAGAATAAATGAAATTTGGAAACAAATCAGCTTCCCTCTTTTTCTGGTCTAGATATTTGTGCCTGTCTCCTCTCTCAATTTCACTTACCTCTATTGGAATAGGTTCAAGTCCTGCACAATTTTCATTGCATTTATCGTATACCAATCTCAGTTTCCGAAACAGTATTGAGAGTTGGCGCAAATGTTCTTGTAGCTTTCCTAATCTGTCTTGATATGTGCCCGTATGATAGGTGACACCATTTGGAAGCTggaatattcaaatatttaataGAAAGAAATCAAATTTTATCCACCCTTGAGAATATACAATGACAAAAGAAAACCTCacccatttcttccccaaacaTGAAAACTTTGACAAAAACTTTGTTAGTTTCCAATGCTATCTGAGCTTCATTCTGTTTATTTAGAATAAATGTTATCCAATGTCTATACTTCCTTTCACTGAAGCATataacaaaatagaaaataataataaaaaattaaaacaccaCCATAAAATTATCTGACATTCCTACAAAATATGTTTTTGAATACTGATTGAGTTTCTTCTGGAAAAGAATTCCATAAAGTTAGAGCTACTTCTGAGAAGATCCTACTAAGACcaattttctctcattttaagACATTTTTGCAAATATTATGATATATCAGGGAAGTCTGATTCCCCAAAGGCAGTTTAGAAGTAGAATAATATAttgtatatcatatcatatatcataccATATAGGCTGATAATAAGTCTGAAAGTAGGACTTTGATTATTAACATGCTCCCACTCCTATTTTCTAGAAATAGATCCAGAAGCCTCTAATACAGAGGTCCACAAGCTAATCTTagtcagaatacagctggaagggaccttgaaggtcttctagtctaacctcctgctcaagcaggaaaccctacacattttgagacaagtggctgtctagtctcgtcttaaaaacctctattgatgaagcacccacaacttttgaagctcTTCAGCTCATTGATGCCTTCATGAAGCTTCAGTGTTCCTTGACACCCAAAcagttatttaataataataataataataataataataataataataataataataataataataataatgatgatgtttaatttgtataccgcccttctcctgaaggactcagggcggtgaacaggcagataaaatacagacatacacaatagttaaaacaacccttaaaaaactgatttaaatttgcccaaaaattaaaataatatacacccccataaaattacaaaaatttaaaaacccatcaaatttaattaaaattaaaggt comes from the Ahaetulla prasina isolate Xishuangbanna chromosome 3, ASM2864084v1, whole genome shotgun sequence genome and includes:
- the MED30 gene encoding mediator of RNA polymerase II transcription subunit 30 isoform X2, with amino-acid sequence MSTPPLAGPGLPPGPFSGPQGQAAREVNTASLCRIGQETVQDIVFRTMEIFQLLRNMQLPNGVTYHTGTYQDRLGKLQEHLRQLSILFRKLRLVYDKCNENCAGLEPIPIEQLIPYVEEDGFKHDDRGATNQLLFASEERREIMEVIKKLKQKNQQLKQIMDQLRNLIWDINAMLAMRN